Part of the Halopenitus persicus genome is shown below.
TTCGCGAGAACGTGACCGTTCACGACGGCGGGCGGGCGAACGGCACCTATCCGTCTCGATTCGACCCGCACCGGACGACCGCCTCGAACGTCGAGCTGCTGCTCGCGCCGGAGAACGCGGCCGACGAGATCGTCGACCGGATCGACGCCGCCGACGACCGCGTTCTCGTGACGGTGCCGCGGACGGCCGGGCCGGAGTGGCGGCTCCTCGAGGCGGTTATTCGGGCGGCCGAGCGGGGCGTCGAGAGTCGCGTACTCCTCTCGAACGCGTGGTACGACGCGGAGGGAAACGAGGCCCTCGCGGCGAGGCTAAACGACCGGGCCGCCGACGAATCGATCCCGCTGTCGGTCGCGGTGACCGAGCCCCGAAGCCGCTACGCGAAGATCCACGCCAAGGGGTTGGTCGCGGACGACGACGTCGTCGTCGGGAGTCTCAACTGGAACCCGTCGGCGGCCACGCGGAACCGAGAGGTGCTCGTCGCGTTCGAGAGTTCATCGGCCGCGGACTACTTCCACGCGGTGTTCGCGGCGGACTGGCGCGGCGGCAGCGTCCAGTTCCCGATCGGTCTGACCGGGGGGCTCGCGGCCGTCGGCGGCGCCGCGTGGGCGCTGATTCGTCGGGAGGTGTCGTTCGCGTGAGGACCGACCGCTGCCATCACGCGTCGATGCCGCTCGGCCGCTGGCGTCCCCGTCGGTCGCCGATCTACTCCTCGAGGACGGTCGCCGAGGAGAGCGCCTCGTCGATCTCGGCGTCGGCCATCTTCTCGACGAGCGACTCGATGACCTCCTCCCGGCGACCCTTCACGAACTTGATCGAGCCGACGACGAGGTGGCCGCCGCCGGAGACGCCGGCCTCCGGGAGCTCCTCGTTCAGCTCGGTGACCATTCGCGGAATGTCGAGCCTGACGCCGTCCGACCGGAGCACCGCGAAATCCGGACCGTATCCGACGGTTATCACCGGGTCGCCCGTCTCGTTCACCTTCGCGTCGTGCAGCTCGCCGGTCGTCTTCCCCGGTGCGGGGTAGGTGAACCGGTGGGCGTACTCGTCGAGGTCGACGCGGTAGAGGTGCGCCTCGGAGGCGAGTCGCTCGTGCTCGACGTGCCCCTCGAGCGCCGAGAGCTGCCGGTCGACGTCGCGTTCGGCGCGCTTCGAGAGGAACTCGACGAGACGTTCGTGACGGTCCTGGTCCTCACAGCCGACGTTCAGGGCGTCGTTGACGAGCGTCTTGCCCTCGGAGTAGCGAAGCCAGTGGGCGGCGTAATCGAGCGCTTCGCCGATGTCGAGGACGTCATCGCGGTCGTAACCGGATGCGTTCGCCAGCTCGAGGTAATCGGTCATCGTCTCGGCCTTCGACCGGTCGGAGAGCCCCGCGACCGCGGGAACGTGGTCAAGCTCCCCGTCGATCGTCGGGTCGATGAGGCGGGCGAGCTCGACGCACATCATTCCGGTCGTGATCCGGTAGTCCTCGTCGTAGAGATACGGATTGACGTGGGCATCAAGCAGCGGCTCGACGGCCTCCGGGTCGGGATGGTGGTGGTCGACGGCCGCGATCGGAATGTCGTAGTGGGCGAGGTTCTCGTAGGCGGGCACGTCCTCCGCGGTCGACCCGTTGTCGAGCATCAGCAGGAACGGGAGCTTCTGTCCGTGCCGCGCCCGCCCGTCGAGCGCGAAGTTGAGGTCGCGGGTGACGTCCTCCATCTCGTAGTACGGCGCCTTGCTCGGCAGCCGCTTGAACAGGTGTCGCGGCGCGTCGAGATCCTCGTGGACGGTTTGCACGAAGTTCTCGAGGGCGTGTTGGACCGGAATGGCCGCACACATCCCGTCGCCGTCGGCGTGGTGACGGACGCGGATCGGTCGCCCCTCGAGGACGGTTCGCCGCAACAACCGCGCGAGTTCGCGGAGATCGTCGTGGATCGGCTCGAAAGCCGCCCACTCGACGAGCGGATCGACGTCGCTTGGCTCGGCGCGCTCCTCGATGCTTGACTCGAGCCGCTCGTGGGCCGCCGCTTCGCGCTCGCCGGACAGCGCGGTCATCGAGTCCACCTCGATCTGGAGGGCGTCCTCGCGGGTCTCGACGTCGCCCTCGACGCGGACGAGGTCGCCGACCGAGATCTCGGGGTACGCCCGCACGCCAGCCTCCTCGAAGGCGGCACAGGAGACGATCCCCGAGGCGTCCGAGACGGCGAAGATCGTCGGTCCGCCGGTCTGTTTGGCCTGGACGACCTCGCCCTCGATCGTGACGTTGGTGGCCGGCTCGAGGCCGCGAACCTGCGTGATGTCCGGTTCGTGTTCGCGGATCTCGGTCCGATAGTCGGTCGGCGCGGCGTCGTCGAACGCGATGTCGCCGTTCTCCCGGATCTCCTCGAGGCGAACGACGAGCCGGTCCCCGACCGCGTACTCCTCCTCGAGGTTCGACTCGTGGACGAGACCCGAGACGGCGTCGGAGACGTCGACGAAGACGCCGTACTCGACCACGCCGTTGACCTCAGCGTGGTAGTATGCACCCGTCTCGACGTCCGCGCGCGTGCAGTCCGGCGCCAGGTCGTAGACAACGGGACGGTCGGCAGTCGCGTCAGGGTCGTCGGGTGCGTCCTTCGCGCCACTTGACGGGTCGGCGTCGACGTACTCGAACGCGTCGGTCCCCTCGGCGGCGTCGGCCTCGGGTTCGGGACTCGAATCGTCCCGCGTGCCGGAATCCCCGGCGGTCTGATCGGTCATACCGATCCATTGATGACGAGCCGGTGTTAAGCTTGTTATCTTCGGTTTCGGACCCGAGCACGGGGTCGTCCTGACGCGGACTCCGGAATCCCTTTGAATCGACGGGCCCTCGGGCGACGTATGCGCCTGTTCCGGTCGGACGAGCTTCTCGGGATCGCCCGGGAGACGTTGGAGTTCATTCTCGAGGCGTGCGAGGACACGCATCCCAACGAGTATATGGGATTCCTCCGCGCCGAGGACGCGCGCAAACTCGATCTGGACACGGACCGGTCCGGACAGGTGATCACGGACGTCCTCGTCATTCCGGGAACCGAGTCGAACCCGGTCAGCGCGACCGTGCGGACGAACATGAAGCCGAACGACGTGCAGTCG
Proteins encoded:
- a CDS encoding DHH family phosphoesterase gives rise to the protein MTDQTAGDSGTRDDSSPEPEADAAEGTDAFEYVDADPSSGAKDAPDDPDATADRPVVYDLAPDCTRADVETGAYYHAEVNGVVEYGVFVDVSDAVSGLVHESNLEEEYAVGDRLVVRLEEIRENGDIAFDDAAPTDYRTEIREHEPDITQVRGLEPATNVTIEGEVVQAKQTGGPTIFAVSDASGIVSCAAFEEAGVRAYPEISVGDLVRVEGDVETREDALQIEVDSMTALSGEREAAAHERLESSIEERAEPSDVDPLVEWAAFEPIHDDLRELARLLRRTVLEGRPIRVRHHADGDGMCAAIPVQHALENFVQTVHEDLDAPRHLFKRLPSKAPYYEMEDVTRDLNFALDGRARHGQKLPFLLMLDNGSTAEDVPAYENLAHYDIPIAAVDHHHPDPEAVEPLLDAHVNPYLYDEDYRITTGMMCVELARLIDPTIDGELDHVPAVAGLSDRSKAETMTDYLELANASGYDRDDVLDIGEALDYAAHWLRYSEGKTLVNDALNVGCEDQDRHERLVEFLSKRAERDVDRQLSALEGHVEHERLASEAHLYRVDLDEYAHRFTYPAPGKTTGELHDAKVNETGDPVITVGYGPDFAVLRSDGVRLDIPRMVTELNEELPEAGVSGGGHLVVGSIKFVKGRREEVIESLVEKMADAEIDEALSSATVLEE